One part of the Odontesthes bonariensis isolate fOdoBon6 chromosome 15, fOdoBon6.hap1, whole genome shotgun sequence genome encodes these proteins:
- the shroom2a gene encoding protein Shroom2 isoform X2 produces the protein MLFVPSVVGGLLVCVFLPLLNRNLKMVDIVAHKMPSENDVHVARSFLTKILRSSMRRNEPISRPHSWHSTKFNESQSETGKAQSPPTAVWHTRYDASSSATDLSAGWEQTNLHRVSDQFSSLGSVDSLEHVSHSYPAGQLSPAKSNNSMEHLGGGKRDSAYSSFSTSSSTPDYTLSKSNAASTENMLYKVSQWDAGGKHNNGRNSQSLAAEGVKQDDRLTYFQMPGVGSGHDGPQAEDPAGCRHSTSSKTSFGPVWNVPEKKKTASPSPPPPPPPARSDSFAATRVHERGLVMAHPEGADSHLACKASTENRRISSKIDSENVYTSSDKFGPKQFNSNKQHSLSSSDVRQGQVPHVSQPFHQRHHSDKSTFYPQPWSTSAPKPHNVGSYYSSLQELPTNGSTQHLSQNQRRNFSTSLSSATTEQKTESSGHSRYYCVTTCQPTQPSPLSLSGIPEDGRSASGVGVAQTGNELSSLSPQTVTKLKYHLPQQQQHSSHSKDSNAYSKHQVSTVPENPVLIAKPSSGDWGGQRGHSTQNAEPQFISHLTGRQSEQRRSLPPQLKGFPQDLRHHNQVSNKICPQATPMLHSLSLDAAGQEEKTRGTNSEESPEGKQVMRSSRFATTLRSEIQMRRAKLQKSKSAAALPGVECEMEEGQDVWKSSESSTPTSADGSFSNIYKDHLKEAQARVLKATSFRRKDLEPVLLEHSTAEALPNYPSSAHARKDVNPLPTVTESVTRSSGLPSGQVTRIGGRKRFPAEKKVRSFSEPDKIHEVGVNEDLTLTEKVSSSLNQQNLLKESVRPGLPNHMPLQSHTKNQGQDLAWSSATEDTMKNVKGTESTEDFQGLPYSAQSIQDQQRLGTFAEYEARWNIQRKPSEKKASGRYHSADNILDPGPEERTKSTCFHERSRSSPSADIYGQRLPVPARKSDAEYSQTESKPAEQLSTYRGFSDSGSGDCKVREKPAEFENDSVTTAPPMTGANPDCRHRAAPATLNHKPTSISLSLTEPAPPQPDDRSLTELPSGPRRKPSPPNRCPEVYSQESFTGSQSEAFARCSPKVGPYPTHSAKGDSEQGKGLVDKGQGAVHHLSTSNPQPASSPQASSYRSSGLSSMEGQRSPSPQFSPQRLSDKPPVSLQDDESNRMERVLENQNTAVRKVPIKIVHSGGDVEKENSPFLQQSDLAPVEAEGPGVTRLGSLGAAGQDSVFCAFTRHREPDNAPDTRMQQMPQREAYMITVGGHCNSQQPPQPTDEPSSNRAGETTGLTEEEEHKREELARDIMGKDKSLADILDRSKMKTTMDLMEGIFPQEEQLLEGAHQRRKVQTKQTNSRPVEEREKEDSMAAAVTMVTSSTYYSTSAPKAELLIKMKDMQEYEEEDSEDELDIDLANKKQELIDSLSKKLQVLRDARESLQEDVLDNNALGDEVEARVQQVCKPNELDKFRMFVGDLDKVVSLLLSLSGRLARVENALNSLEEDATPEERRTLTEKRKLLIRQHEDAKELKENLDRREGVVYDILSNYLPEDSLTDYEHFVKMKSALIIEQRKLEDKIKLGEEQLKCLMDSLPIEQRLAL, from the exons ATGCTGTTTGTCCCGTCTGTTGTCGGTGGGCTCTTAGTATGTGTGTTCCTTCCCCTGCTGAACAGGAATTTGAAAATGGTGGATATTGTAGCTCACAAAATGCCCTCTGAGAATGACGTGCATGTGGCAAGAAGCTTTCTTACGAAGATTTTACGAAGTTCCATGAG GAGGAATGAACCCATAAGCAGGCCTCACTCCTGGCACTCTACCAAGTTCAATGAAAGCCAATCAGAGACTGGCAAAGCACAGTCTCCACCCACGGCAGTTTGGCACACCAGATATGATGCAAG CTCATCCGCAACTGACCTTTCCGCCGGCTGGGAGCAGACGAACCTCCACAGGGTGTCTGACCAGTTCAGCTCTCTCGGCAGCGTGGACAGTCTAGAGCATGTCTCGCACTCGTACCCTGCCGGTCAGCTGTCGCCTGCTAAGTCAAACAACAGTATGGAGCACCTTGGAGGAGGGAAGCGAGACTCGGCCTACAGCTCCTTCTCCACCAGCTCTAGTACACCAGACTACACCCTCTCAAAAAGCAACGCCGCATCAACGGAGAACATGCTCTATAAAGTCAGTCAGTGGGATGCAGGAGGAAAGCACAACAATGGCAGAAACAGCCAGAGCCTTGCTGCGGAGGGAGTCAAACAGGATGACAGGCTGACATACTTTCAGATGCCAGGAGTTGGTTCAGGCCACGATGGTCCACAGGCCGAGGACCCGGCTGGCTGCAGACATTCCACTTCAAGTAAAACCAGCTTTGGACCTGTGTGGAATGtccctgagaaaaaaaagactgcttCCCcttctcctccccctccccctcctcctgcaCGCAGCGATAGTTTTGCTGCCACGCGGGTACATGAAAGGGGGCTCGTTATGGCTCACCCTGAAGGAGCTGATTCCCACTTGGCGTGTAAGGCTTCCACTGAAAACCGCCGCATTTCCTCCAAGATTGACAGTGAAAATGTTTACACTTCCTCTGATAAGTTTGGTCCCAAACAGTTCAACTCAAATAAACAGCACTCCCTCTCCAGCAGTGATGTCCGGCAAGGCCAAGTGCCCCATGTTAGCCAGCCCTTCCATCAAAGACACCATAGTGACAAAAGCACTTTTTATCCTCAGCCCTGGTCCACATCTGCACCAAAGCCACATAATGTTGGTAGTTACTATAGTAGCTTGCAGGAGCTGCCCACTAACGGCTCGACACAACATTtgagccagaaccagagacgGAACTTCAGCACCTCCCTGTCTTCTGCAACCACTGAGCAAAAAACTGAGAGCAGTGGACATAGCAGATACTACTGTGTCACTACATGTCAGCCCACACAACCTAGCCCCCTGTCATTGTCAGGAATACCCGAGGACGGGAGGAGTGCATCGGGCGTAGGTGTGGCACAGACTGGAAACGAGCTGAGCTCTCTTAGCCCGCAGACAGTCACCAAACTCAAGTATCATCTGCCCCAACAACAGCAACACTCCTCACACAGTAAAGATAGTAATGCATACAGCAAGCACCAAGTGTCTACTGTACCAGAGAACCCAGTTCTGATAGCAAAACCCAGCTCTGGTGATTGGGGAGGCCAGAGAGGACACAGCACACAAAATGCAGAACCTCAGTTCATCAGTCATCTCACAGGCAGACAGTCTGAACAACGGAGGTCTCTGCCACCACAGCTCAAAGGCTTTCCCCAAGACCTCAGACATCACAACCAAGTGAGCAACAAGATCTGCCCTCAGGCAACGCCGATGCTTCACTCCTTATCTCTGGATGCCGCGGGCCAGGAGGAGAAAACAAGAGGCACAAACTCTGAGGAGTCCCCTGAAGGCAAGCAGGTGATGCGCAGCAGCCGTTTTGCCACCACTTTGAGAAGCGAAATCCAGATGAGAAGAGCAAAACTGCAGAAAAGTAAAAGCGCAGCTGCCCTTCCTGGTGTTGAATGTGAGATGGAGGAAGGTCAGGATGTCTGGAAGTCTTCTGAAAGTTCCACCCCAACATCTGCAGATGGGTCCTTCTCCAACATCTACAAAGATCATTTGAAGGAAGCGCAAGCGAGGGTCCTCAAGGCTACGTCTTTCAGGAGGAAAGATCTGGAGCCTGTCTTACTGGAGCACTCCACAGCTGAGGCCCTCCCCAACTACCCATCCTCAGCACATGCTCGCAAAGATGTCAACCCTCTGCCCACCGTTACAGAGTCGGTAACAAGAAGTTCAGGGCTTCCCAGCGGTCAAGTAACTCGCATTGGTGGCCGGAAGCGTTTCCCTGCAGAAAAGAAGGTTAGGTCTTTCTCTGAACCAGACAAAATCCATGAAGTCGGGGTCAATGAAGATCTAACTCTCACTGAAAAAGTAAGCTCCTCTTTAAACCAGCAAAATCTCTTGAAAGAGAGTGTGAGACCAGGACTTCCTAATCATATGCCCCTTCAAAGCCATACCAAGAACCAAGGCCAAGATCTAGCTTGGAGCAGTGCAACAGAGGACACGATGAAAAATGTCAAGGGCACAGAGTCCACTGAGGATTTCCAGGGACTTCCTTATTCTGCACAGTCCATCCAAGATCAGCAAAGGCTGGGCACATTCGCTGAGTATGAGGCAAGGTGGAATATACAGAGGAAACCCTCAGAGAAAAAAGCCTCTGGGCGATACCATTCAGCTGACAACATTTTAGATCCAGGACCGGAAGAAAGAACCAAGAGCACCTGCTTCCATGAGAGATCCCGATCATCTCCTTCAGCAGACATCTATGGGCAG AGGCTTCCAGTTCCCGCAAGAAAGTCTGATGCAGAATATTCCCAGACGGAGAGTAAACCTGCTGAACAGCTCAGCACTTACAGAGG GTTCTCTGACAGCGGTTCAGGTGACTGCAAAGTGCGAGAAAAGCCAGCAGAGTTTGAAAATGACTCAGTGACAACCGCTCCGCCCATGACAGGAGCCAATCCCGACTGCAGACACAGAGCTGCTCCTGCCACCCTGAACCACAAACCCACATCTATTTCTCTCAGTCTCACTGAGCCCGCCCCCCCCCAGCCTGACGACCGCAGCCTAACAGAGCTGCCGTCTGGTCCGAGGAGGAAGCCCTCTCCCCCTAACAGATGCCCAGAGGTCTACTCCCAGGAATCCTTCACCGGTTCTCAGAGTGAAGCCTTTGCCCGATGTTCCCCTAAGGTTGGACCTTACCCCACCCACTCTGCTAAGGGAGATTCTGAGCAGGGCAAAGGACTTGTGGACAAAGGACAAGGGGCAGTACATCATCTATCAACATCCAATCCTCAGCCTGCCTCTTCTCCCCAGGCTTCCTCCTACAGATCTTCCGGGCTGTCCAGCATGGAGGGGCAGCGCTCACCCTCTCCACAGTTTTCACCACAGAGACTCAGCGACAAGCCTCCAGTGTCACTTCAGGATGACGAATCAAACAG GATGGAGCGTGTCCTGGAAAACCAGAATACCGCAGTGAGAAAGGTGCCCATTAAGATTGTCCACTCGGGAGGAGACGTGGAGAAGGAGAACTCTCCGTTTTTGCAGCAAAGTGACCTCGCTCCGGTCGAAGCTGAGGGGCCCGGTGTGACCAGGCTCGGCAGTCTGGGAGCCGCAGGGCAGGACTCAGTCTTCTGTGCATTTACCCGGCACAGGGAGCCTGACAATGCCCCGGACACTCGGATGCAACAAATGCCTCAGAGGGAAGCCTACATGATCACCGTAGGAGGTCACTGTAACAGCCAGCAGCCGCCGCAGCCCACAGATGAGCCCAGCAGCAACCGGGCGGGTGAAACCACAGGGCTGaccgaggaggaggagcacAAGAGAGAGGAGCTGGCCAGGGACATCATGGGAAAGGATAAATCACTGGCTGATATTCTGGATCGGAGCAAGATGAAGACCACGATGGATTTGATGGAGGGTATTTTCCCTCAGGAGGAGCAGCTATTGGAGGGAGCTCATCAGCGCAGGAAGGtgcagacaaaacaaacaaactcgcGGCCCGTCGAGGAGAG GGAAAAGGAGGACAGTATGGCAGCAGCCGTCACCATGGTGACCAGCTCTACATATTACAGCACATCTGCTCCCAAAGCTGAGCTCCTCATCAAGATGAAGGACATGCAGGAGTACGAGGAAGAAGACTCTGAGGATGAATTGGACATCGATTTGGCCAACAAGAAG CAAGAGCTGATCGACAGCCTCAGCAAGAAGCTCCAGGTGCTGCGAGACGCTAGGGAGAGCCTTCAGGAGGACGTCCTGGACAACAACGCTCTGGGAGACGAGGTGGAGGCCCGAGTCCAACAGGTCTGCAAACCTAACGAGCTGGACAAGTTCAGGATGTTTGTCGGGGATTTGGACAAGGTGGTGAGCCTGCTGCTGTCCCTCTCGGGCCGTCTGGCCAGAGTAGAGAACGCCCTCAACAGTCTGGAGGAGGATGCTACTCCTGAGGAGAGG CGTACATTGACTGAGAAGAGGAAACTGTTGATCCGACAGCATGAGGATGCAAAGGAGCTGAAGGAGAACCTGGACCGCAGAGAAGGTGTTGTTTATGACATCCTGTCTAACTACCTGCCCGAGGACAGCCTTACAGACTACGAGCACTTTGTGAAGATGAAGTCCGCGCTGATCATTGAGCAGCGCAAGCTCGAGGACAAAATCAAACTTGGTGAGGAGCAGCTTAAATGCCTGATGGACAGCCTGCCCATAGAACAGAGACTGGCCTTGTGA
- the shroom2a gene encoding protein Shroom2 isoform X1, with protein sequence MDTGGYRDDAETENIWYVMQKSGDLDQRTRDGETWKLVEVFLSGGAPWGFTLRGGLEHREPLLITKVEEGSKAAGVSLQVGDELVNINEIPLSGFRQEAICLVKGSHKNLSIVVKRRNEPISRPHSWHSTKFNESQSETGKAQSPPTAVWHTRYDASSSATDLSAGWEQTNLHRVSDQFSSLGSVDSLEHVSHSYPAGQLSPAKSNNSMEHLGGGKRDSAYSSFSTSSSTPDYTLSKSNAASTENMLYKVSQWDAGGKHNNGRNSQSLAAEGVKQDDRLTYFQMPGVGSGHDGPQAEDPAGCRHSTSSKTSFGPVWNVPEKKKTASPSPPPPPPPARSDSFAATRVHERGLVMAHPEGADSHLACKASTENRRISSKIDSENVYTSSDKFGPKQFNSNKQHSLSSSDVRQGQVPHVSQPFHQRHHSDKSTFYPQPWSTSAPKPHNVGSYYSSLQELPTNGSTQHLSQNQRRNFSTSLSSATTEQKTESSGHSRYYCVTTCQPTQPSPLSLSGIPEDGRSASGVGVAQTGNELSSLSPQTVTKLKYHLPQQQQHSSHSKDSNAYSKHQVSTVPENPVLIAKPSSGDWGGQRGHSTQNAEPQFISHLTGRQSEQRRSLPPQLKGFPQDLRHHNQVSNKICPQATPMLHSLSLDAAGQEEKTRGTNSEESPEGKQVMRSSRFATTLRSEIQMRRAKLQKSKSAAALPGVECEMEEGQDVWKSSESSTPTSADGSFSNIYKDHLKEAQARVLKATSFRRKDLEPVLLEHSTAEALPNYPSSAHARKDVNPLPTVTESVTRSSGLPSGQVTRIGGRKRFPAEKKVRSFSEPDKIHEVGVNEDLTLTEKVSSSLNQQNLLKESVRPGLPNHMPLQSHTKNQGQDLAWSSATEDTMKNVKGTESTEDFQGLPYSAQSIQDQQRLGTFAEYEARWNIQRKPSEKKASGRYHSADNILDPGPEERTKSTCFHERSRSSPSADIYGQRLPVPARKSDAEYSQTESKPAEQLSTYRGFSDSGSGDCKVREKPAEFENDSVTTAPPMTGANPDCRHRAAPATLNHKPTSISLSLTEPAPPQPDDRSLTELPSGPRRKPSPPNRCPEVYSQESFTGSQSEAFARCSPKVGPYPTHSAKGDSEQGKGLVDKGQGAVHHLSTSNPQPASSPQASSYRSSGLSSMEGQRSPSPQFSPQRLSDKPPVSLQDDESNRMERVLENQNTAVRKVPIKIVHSGGDVEKENSPFLQQSDLAPVEAEGPGVTRLGSLGAAGQDSVFCAFTRHREPDNAPDTRMQQMPQREAYMITVGGHCNSQQPPQPTDEPSSNRAGETTGLTEEEEHKREELARDIMGKDKSLADILDRSKMKTTMDLMEGIFPQEEQLLEGAHQRRKVQTKQTNSRPVEEREKEDSMAAAVTMVTSSTYYSTSAPKAELLIKMKDMQEYEEEDSEDELDIDLANKKQELIDSLSKKLQVLRDARESLQEDVLDNNALGDEVEARVQQVCKPNELDKFRMFVGDLDKVVSLLLSLSGRLARVENALNSLEEDATPEERRTLTEKRKLLIRQHEDAKELKENLDRREGVVYDILSNYLPEDSLTDYEHFVKMKSALIIEQRKLEDKIKLGEEQLKCLMDSLPIEQRLAL encoded by the exons GAGGAATGAACCCATAAGCAGGCCTCACTCCTGGCACTCTACCAAGTTCAATGAAAGCCAATCAGAGACTGGCAAAGCACAGTCTCCACCCACGGCAGTTTGGCACACCAGATATGATGCAAG CTCATCCGCAACTGACCTTTCCGCCGGCTGGGAGCAGACGAACCTCCACAGGGTGTCTGACCAGTTCAGCTCTCTCGGCAGCGTGGACAGTCTAGAGCATGTCTCGCACTCGTACCCTGCCGGTCAGCTGTCGCCTGCTAAGTCAAACAACAGTATGGAGCACCTTGGAGGAGGGAAGCGAGACTCGGCCTACAGCTCCTTCTCCACCAGCTCTAGTACACCAGACTACACCCTCTCAAAAAGCAACGCCGCATCAACGGAGAACATGCTCTATAAAGTCAGTCAGTGGGATGCAGGAGGAAAGCACAACAATGGCAGAAACAGCCAGAGCCTTGCTGCGGAGGGAGTCAAACAGGATGACAGGCTGACATACTTTCAGATGCCAGGAGTTGGTTCAGGCCACGATGGTCCACAGGCCGAGGACCCGGCTGGCTGCAGACATTCCACTTCAAGTAAAACCAGCTTTGGACCTGTGTGGAATGtccctgagaaaaaaaagactgcttCCCcttctcctccccctccccctcctcctgcaCGCAGCGATAGTTTTGCTGCCACGCGGGTACATGAAAGGGGGCTCGTTATGGCTCACCCTGAAGGAGCTGATTCCCACTTGGCGTGTAAGGCTTCCACTGAAAACCGCCGCATTTCCTCCAAGATTGACAGTGAAAATGTTTACACTTCCTCTGATAAGTTTGGTCCCAAACAGTTCAACTCAAATAAACAGCACTCCCTCTCCAGCAGTGATGTCCGGCAAGGCCAAGTGCCCCATGTTAGCCAGCCCTTCCATCAAAGACACCATAGTGACAAAAGCACTTTTTATCCTCAGCCCTGGTCCACATCTGCACCAAAGCCACATAATGTTGGTAGTTACTATAGTAGCTTGCAGGAGCTGCCCACTAACGGCTCGACACAACATTtgagccagaaccagagacgGAACTTCAGCACCTCCCTGTCTTCTGCAACCACTGAGCAAAAAACTGAGAGCAGTGGACATAGCAGATACTACTGTGTCACTACATGTCAGCCCACACAACCTAGCCCCCTGTCATTGTCAGGAATACCCGAGGACGGGAGGAGTGCATCGGGCGTAGGTGTGGCACAGACTGGAAACGAGCTGAGCTCTCTTAGCCCGCAGACAGTCACCAAACTCAAGTATCATCTGCCCCAACAACAGCAACACTCCTCACACAGTAAAGATAGTAATGCATACAGCAAGCACCAAGTGTCTACTGTACCAGAGAACCCAGTTCTGATAGCAAAACCCAGCTCTGGTGATTGGGGAGGCCAGAGAGGACACAGCACACAAAATGCAGAACCTCAGTTCATCAGTCATCTCACAGGCAGACAGTCTGAACAACGGAGGTCTCTGCCACCACAGCTCAAAGGCTTTCCCCAAGACCTCAGACATCACAACCAAGTGAGCAACAAGATCTGCCCTCAGGCAACGCCGATGCTTCACTCCTTATCTCTGGATGCCGCGGGCCAGGAGGAGAAAACAAGAGGCACAAACTCTGAGGAGTCCCCTGAAGGCAAGCAGGTGATGCGCAGCAGCCGTTTTGCCACCACTTTGAGAAGCGAAATCCAGATGAGAAGAGCAAAACTGCAGAAAAGTAAAAGCGCAGCTGCCCTTCCTGGTGTTGAATGTGAGATGGAGGAAGGTCAGGATGTCTGGAAGTCTTCTGAAAGTTCCACCCCAACATCTGCAGATGGGTCCTTCTCCAACATCTACAAAGATCATTTGAAGGAAGCGCAAGCGAGGGTCCTCAAGGCTACGTCTTTCAGGAGGAAAGATCTGGAGCCTGTCTTACTGGAGCACTCCACAGCTGAGGCCCTCCCCAACTACCCATCCTCAGCACATGCTCGCAAAGATGTCAACCCTCTGCCCACCGTTACAGAGTCGGTAACAAGAAGTTCAGGGCTTCCCAGCGGTCAAGTAACTCGCATTGGTGGCCGGAAGCGTTTCCCTGCAGAAAAGAAGGTTAGGTCTTTCTCTGAACCAGACAAAATCCATGAAGTCGGGGTCAATGAAGATCTAACTCTCACTGAAAAAGTAAGCTCCTCTTTAAACCAGCAAAATCTCTTGAAAGAGAGTGTGAGACCAGGACTTCCTAATCATATGCCCCTTCAAAGCCATACCAAGAACCAAGGCCAAGATCTAGCTTGGAGCAGTGCAACAGAGGACACGATGAAAAATGTCAAGGGCACAGAGTCCACTGAGGATTTCCAGGGACTTCCTTATTCTGCACAGTCCATCCAAGATCAGCAAAGGCTGGGCACATTCGCTGAGTATGAGGCAAGGTGGAATATACAGAGGAAACCCTCAGAGAAAAAAGCCTCTGGGCGATACCATTCAGCTGACAACATTTTAGATCCAGGACCGGAAGAAAGAACCAAGAGCACCTGCTTCCATGAGAGATCCCGATCATCTCCTTCAGCAGACATCTATGGGCAG AGGCTTCCAGTTCCCGCAAGAAAGTCTGATGCAGAATATTCCCAGACGGAGAGTAAACCTGCTGAACAGCTCAGCACTTACAGAGG GTTCTCTGACAGCGGTTCAGGTGACTGCAAAGTGCGAGAAAAGCCAGCAGAGTTTGAAAATGACTCAGTGACAACCGCTCCGCCCATGACAGGAGCCAATCCCGACTGCAGACACAGAGCTGCTCCTGCCACCCTGAACCACAAACCCACATCTATTTCTCTCAGTCTCACTGAGCCCGCCCCCCCCCAGCCTGACGACCGCAGCCTAACAGAGCTGCCGTCTGGTCCGAGGAGGAAGCCCTCTCCCCCTAACAGATGCCCAGAGGTCTACTCCCAGGAATCCTTCACCGGTTCTCAGAGTGAAGCCTTTGCCCGATGTTCCCCTAAGGTTGGACCTTACCCCACCCACTCTGCTAAGGGAGATTCTGAGCAGGGCAAAGGACTTGTGGACAAAGGACAAGGGGCAGTACATCATCTATCAACATCCAATCCTCAGCCTGCCTCTTCTCCCCAGGCTTCCTCCTACAGATCTTCCGGGCTGTCCAGCATGGAGGGGCAGCGCTCACCCTCTCCACAGTTTTCACCACAGAGACTCAGCGACAAGCCTCCAGTGTCACTTCAGGATGACGAATCAAACAG GATGGAGCGTGTCCTGGAAAACCAGAATACCGCAGTGAGAAAGGTGCCCATTAAGATTGTCCACTCGGGAGGAGACGTGGAGAAGGAGAACTCTCCGTTTTTGCAGCAAAGTGACCTCGCTCCGGTCGAAGCTGAGGGGCCCGGTGTGACCAGGCTCGGCAGTCTGGGAGCCGCAGGGCAGGACTCAGTCTTCTGTGCATTTACCCGGCACAGGGAGCCTGACAATGCCCCGGACACTCGGATGCAACAAATGCCTCAGAGGGAAGCCTACATGATCACCGTAGGAGGTCACTGTAACAGCCAGCAGCCGCCGCAGCCCACAGATGAGCCCAGCAGCAACCGGGCGGGTGAAACCACAGGGCTGaccgaggaggaggagcacAAGAGAGAGGAGCTGGCCAGGGACATCATGGGAAAGGATAAATCACTGGCTGATATTCTGGATCGGAGCAAGATGAAGACCACGATGGATTTGATGGAGGGTATTTTCCCTCAGGAGGAGCAGCTATTGGAGGGAGCTCATCAGCGCAGGAAGGtgcagacaaaacaaacaaactcgcGGCCCGTCGAGGAGAG GGAAAAGGAGGACAGTATGGCAGCAGCCGTCACCATGGTGACCAGCTCTACATATTACAGCACATCTGCTCCCAAAGCTGAGCTCCTCATCAAGATGAAGGACATGCAGGAGTACGAGGAAGAAGACTCTGAGGATGAATTGGACATCGATTTGGCCAACAAGAAG CAAGAGCTGATCGACAGCCTCAGCAAGAAGCTCCAGGTGCTGCGAGACGCTAGGGAGAGCCTTCAGGAGGACGTCCTGGACAACAACGCTCTGGGAGACGAGGTGGAGGCCCGAGTCCAACAGGTCTGCAAACCTAACGAGCTGGACAAGTTCAGGATGTTTGTCGGGGATTTGGACAAGGTGGTGAGCCTGCTGCTGTCCCTCTCGGGCCGTCTGGCCAGAGTAGAGAACGCCCTCAACAGTCTGGAGGAGGATGCTACTCCTGAGGAGAGG CGTACATTGACTGAGAAGAGGAAACTGTTGATCCGACAGCATGAGGATGCAAAGGAGCTGAAGGAGAACCTGGACCGCAGAGAAGGTGTTGTTTATGACATCCTGTCTAACTACCTGCCCGAGGACAGCCTTACAGACTACGAGCACTTTGTGAAGATGAAGTCCGCGCTGATCATTGAGCAGCGCAAGCTCGAGGACAAAATCAAACTTGGTGAGGAGCAGCTTAAATGCCTGATGGACAGCCTGCCCATAGAACAGAGACTGGCCTTGTGA
- the cldn34a gene encoding claudin-34, with product MIYLVHTAHWQFLGLVTGVLAWILTMAAVGIDEWRLWYVDDVSIVTSGEAWVGIWRACFHSHAFPSAENCQSISISGTFVPPEIPVAQVLMMLAVISGLAGNISAGAAIRLAYFSLENRSNIRTFFALAGALYVLTATLSLVPLVWNMSSVLNNHTINFPPEYQLPAAPIRQKVGSGIGVGIFASILMLISGVLCLYYWFARRAPEQTQGPLHGPWTATTLPQNSDLSKRDSQGMDNPAFHSEEIS from the coding sequence ATGATTTATCTGGTTCACACAGCTCACTGGCAGTTCCTAGGCCTGGTGACCGGGGTACTGGCATGGATCCTCACCATGGCAGCAGTCGGCATCGATGAGTGGCGGCTGTGGTACGTGGACGATGTGTCCATCGTCACCTCAGGTGAAGCCTGGGTGGGTATCTGGAGGGCGTGTTTCCACAGCCACGCCTTTCCCAGTGCAGAGAACTGTCAGAGCATCAGCATCTCGGGCACCTTCGTTCCACCTGAGATCCCCGTGGCCCAGGTGCTAATGATGCTCGCCGTGATCTCTGGCCTGGCGGGGAACATCAGTGCCGGAGCGGCCATCAGGTTGGCTTACTTCTCATTGGAAAATCGTAGCAACATCAGGACATTCTTTGCACTGGCGGGGGCGCTGTATGTGCTAACTGCGACGCTCTCTCTGGTCCCTCTGGTGTGGAACATGAGCTCTGTGCTGAACAACCACACCATAAACTTTCCTCCTGAGTACCAACTCCCTGCTGCTCCTATCAGGCAGAAAGTTGGCTCCGGAATAGGAGTGGGCATCTTCGCCTCCATCCTGATGCTTATAAGTGGCGTTCTCTGCCTGTACTACTGGTTTGCACGGAGGGCCCCTGAGCAAACGCAGGGCCCACTCCACGGTCCCTGGACAGCAACAACACTGCCACAGAACTCTGATTTGTCTAAAAGAGATAGCCAGGGCATGGACAATCCTGCATTCCACAGTGAAGAAATCTCATGA
- the LOC142400966 gene encoding claudin-24-like, with protein sequence MDTCTCALELLGMLVFIGAWLCALATTILPQWLTMSTTLLAMESYELGLWETCVVQEIGGMECRAYDSLLGLSSDLKLARILMCTSLAVGVLGILVAIPGLHLVHSCKDHGRKRIKKTLIIIGGVLGMISGVLCLIPVSYMAHLAVIQFHDDSIPDVVPRWEFGDALFCGWAAGFLNIGAGLLLVTSCLCSQVEPQPVLQRRYQVMSTDVNLKKRSEYV encoded by the coding sequence ATGGACACGTGCACCTGCGCCTTGGAGCTGCTGGGGATGCTGGTCTTTATTGGGGCCTGGCTGTGCGCCTTAGCCACCACCATCTTACCACAGTGGCTGACCATGTCCACTACGCTGCTGGCGATGGAAAGCTACGAGCTGGGCCTGTGGGAGACCTGTGTGGTCCAAGAAATTGGAGGCATGGAGTGTAGAGCTTATGACAGCCTGCTGGGCCTATCCAGCGACCTCAAGCTGGCCCGCATCCTAATGTGTACTTCCCTTGCTGTGGGCGTCCTGGGAATTCTAGTGGCTATACCTGGACTTCACCTGGTCCACAGCTGTAAAGACCATGGAAGAAAACGAATTAAGAAAACTTTAATCATCATAGGAGGGGTGCTGGGGATGATTTCTGGAGTGCTGTGTCTGATCCCTGTGTCATATATGGCTCATTTAGCAGTGATACAGTTCCATGATGATAGCATACCTGACGTGGTACCTCGATGGGAGTTTGGAGACGCCTTGTTCTGTGGCTGGGCGGCGGGATTCCTCAACATAGGGGCTGGGCTGCTCCTGGTTACCTCTTGCTTGTGCTCACAGGTGGAGCCTCAGCCTGTGCTGCAGCGGAGATACCAGGTGATGAGTACAGATGTTAACCTCAAGAAGCGCTCAGAGTACGTCTAA